GCTGTAGTGATGATTTTGACCTTCGGGAAGGCGTAGGCCACAGAGTGCACCCCGAGCTCTGCCATCAACAGCGACACCAATGCAATCTTTTCCTCCTGCACCTCGTGATCCTgctcagtcacacacatacacacacacacacacatacacacacacacacacacacagacagacacccACACCCACATCACAGGAACAGCTGTCAGTGCCAACCTGATCATCACCATCAGAAGGATAATTTGTAGGAAAGGGAAGAAAATGTCTGACTTTCTGATATTTCCTTTTGCAGAAATATTGCTAAACTAATCTCACTGGGACACATTTAAACTTCCAATCAACAACCGCACAGATGAGTAATAAAACATGTGACTGATCAAGAGGTGACGGGGTCCTCTTGTCGTCTCACTGAAGAATAATGATGTTAATATCCACCCACCAACAGGACTCGTACCGCCATCATGGCAGCAGCGCCGGTGGAGACGGTGCTGTCCATTAGGATGACATGATCTTCGCTGATGTCTTTGGGCAGACGCAGGTAATGCAGCTGGCGAGGCCAGAGAGGAGACGACAGGTTACCATGGTTACAGAAGCAGGAAGGGTAGTTACCACGGAGACACACATCATGtggaagaatgaaaaaaaacacaatcaaaaacattttatcttttgtttgatGCGATTTTTATGAGATACCATCTTATCGTGTAAGGTCTTGATTTTAAGATGTGATGTGAAGGAGTTTTGCcacaaaatggcaaaaaaaaaattgtacctCTGGTTCGCCTGAGTCAAGGTTGGTCTGGATGAGGATCTTGCCGATGCGGACGTCCTTGCACACAGCCCTCAGGGCCGGCTCCATGGTCTCTCCCGCCCGCAGGACGGACACACCGGTGATCTGCGGAGACGACGCAGTGGAGCAAGTGTGATGACAGAAACCCCCGAGGACAGACTCGACTGGAAGTTAACGAGAGCTTGTAAAACCGGAGCATCACTCACCCCTTTCCCCTTGTAGCTGCGGCCTTCGTACTCTTGGCCCTGTGGAGTCTGGACTATACACGGCTGTTGGAAGATACAGAAGAAATATCATCttattacacaaacacacaactccCATAAGATGGAGATGCAAGAGAAGATTCAATATGTAcctatgcatgtttttttatgcatataAACTCTTTTATAGTTTGTAAACAATGAAGTACAAAAGTGTGAGCGTGCAGTTTGGCAAAGGAAGTCCAGCAGAGTGCTTGTCAAGTTTTGCAAGGGCATTAACCTACAGAGATGGTGAATGCAACCCAAACAAGTTGACTTTCCAGATCTGTGTGCTTTCAGAGAGCGAGTAGAATACATAAGCAAGAGGCCCAATATTTAGTGGTACAATAAATAGAACAAACCAAGTGTAATGCTACACTAGTGAGAAATTACAAGTGCATACAAGTCACAAGATGCTTGTACATGTCATTTACAGAATGACAAATACCAGGACATATAGACTCGTTGTTTATTGAGTTTTAAAATGGGCAATACCAACAGGAGCACTTTGTGATGTAATGTAAGGTAATATATTAGACATTTCTGTAGTATATGTATTGAATTACTGCCGCAAAAAAGGGCAGTTGGTTTGCTCTAGGAAATTCACCACAAATTGCCTACACTTAACTTTAATAACAACAATTTTCAAACGATTTTTTTATATGATAGCTCGATCCACTGGTTTTGGTTGATGTCAGAATGGTATTAAATTCAACTTGCAGAGACTTGAACTCTGCTTTAACCACTACATCTCAGGGGTTAGGTTACTATGACAAATCATATGTTAGAGTTGGCTGCTAAAGAGCTTTGTCTTTAGAAGTAAGTTTGAATatggggaagaagaagaacatgaagaagaagttGACTCTTGATGTGTTGATTTGGAGTTTTCAAAATAGCTTCAGCTTCATTACTGTGCAACAATATCTGTGACAAACCCCTAATTAAAATAACAGTCAGTGtgataattataattatctCAAGCAAGCTTCATGTCTCTGCAAAACTATATTGGCAGAAACTAAAACTGATGGCAGCCTGGAAGATAGTAAGTTAAATGACACCGATTAGAGCGATGAGAGTGAACTGAAACTGTAAAAGTGCAGCGAgccgtaaaaccaaaacaaagagctgaaagacGCAAAGACGAACAGacctgaggggaactgcagagtcggTTGTTAATTCTCTGTGGATTCACTAAGAGCAACCTCTTTCACATAAAAGTAGTCATGctatccattgttaatataaaaacatttattgtagCCACTTTAATATTCACTTTACAGTCCACCCACCTGAGTCGGTAGAAACGTCAGTGCATGTTCTATGAGAAGCCGCATTAATCTCTTTGAGTAGAAGATAAACTCATCTCGACTGGTTTCTTTATTCCTGCatcacaaagaaagaaaatgaataattaaaactcATACTGTATGAGCTGTTCAAAGGACTCAGAGTTGTATATTCACTGAGTGGAGTTTGTTACCTGATAATGGTGTGCAGGCCTTTGACCTGCGGCGTGCTCTCCAACACGCTGAGCGTCTGAGGCAGCGGCTGAGTCTGCTGAGCCGAGGCCAGGAGCGCCCTGAGACCAAGGAAAGGTTGTTCAGATCAAAAGGTTTCACTGTTATTAATAAGACCGAGTCACTAAAAGCAGATAGACAGAGTGAAGGTTCAGTCTGTTCACAACAACGACCTccaataacaaaaagaaagaagaggtaAAGTCAAGATATGTATGAGCGTACCTTACACTGAGCTCACGCTGCGTTAagagagagtaagagaaagacggattaataaataaagatggtGAGAAGACGCCCACAGCCCCAAACCCAATCATATCTGCTGAAGATGTAACTCTTTAAACACTAGTAACAAATGTGTAGTTTCAGTTTTTCATAAACTTTTTGCAAACAATAAGCAAATAGTTCATTTCTCAGGGACTTTTTTCTAATGCTGATTTGGCAAATTCGTATTTATGGCTGAGTATTACTCTAAAGGATAAAGGAGCAATAAGTCACCCAGTGAAACAGCGTGGCTCCAGTTTAAAGTCGGTACTGATAAATTGACCACATTTATAAAGCTGAGCTGCGAAAAAATTCCTTATTGAATCTTTCATTCTTAATCTCTCTGAAATAGTTTTGTCTTGTTCTGTCACAACAGGCACtgaaaagataaatgaacaCACAGTTGTTAAGCAGAAAATCTGCATACTATTGGttgatattttaataactttgatATTTGATAACTTAGAATTCATATTATttccactgaaacaaaaaaatcacagaaaaactaaaacagagtttctattaaaaataattctgaTTTACTAAAAAGCTATCAAACCCATGTGTTTGTTATAGTTTTAACATTAAAGATATTTGGCTCAGAGAAataagcttgtttttgtttccgTGGGATATGTTGACAACAAGAAGAATACTAAATAACAACAGGCTTTTCAGACTTTAGGGATACAAGTTTGCAACTGAGAAGTTCTGATTTAATTTGAGCTTGAAGCATTTTATTGTACAAACATGAGTTACgagtctctctttctgtgtgtgtgttatagctTTTGGACACATGGTGGCGCCATCCCCCCATGTACAGTGAGTGTTTTGGCTGCTCACCTCCTCCAGCTGACTGTGAACATGCTGGACTATCAGATCAATGGCCACCATGTTCCCACCACCTTAGAAGGAACGACAAGGAAGATGTTGATCAGTTCTCTGCAGTCAACAATGTGTCAAATAGTTTTACTTTCAGGTATTTAAGGAAGTCTCACCTCTCGGCACGACGATGTCAGCCAGCCTCATGGTGGGTTCAATGTACTGCTCAAAGGCCGGCTTCACAAACTTGTTGTATTGCTTGATGACGCCTTCAATGTCACGCCCGCGCTCTGTGATGTCCCTGCGCAGCCGGCGGACCAGCCGAATGTCTGAATCTGTGTCCACAAAGATTTTCATATCCAGGAGCTGCAGGTGGGAAGAGCAAACACCCCAACACCCCCCTCTAACGGTTCAACAATATTCACTTCTATGAAAGCAGCTGCTCAAACAACAATACCTGGTGGCTTTCACTTCACGCAGGAATTTTtgccaaaaagaaagaaaagaaaacatatggCCTCACCTGAAGAAGCTCTTTGTCCGCAAAAGACATAATTCCTTCAAATATTATTACACTGGCTCCGTACACATTTTTCTGCACAAAGCGGAGAGAAAACCAACATTCTTCAAAGCTGCTTCATGTAAAGTCAGTTCAGCTTTTTTAAGATTAAAGCTGCAGGATGTCACTTTGGGatacacctttttaaaaaaacaatattttattcatgttaaCAATATATTTTCAGCTTTGAAACATCAATCCACAGTAAAAACAGACGGTTTCATCattgtgtttaatattttaacagtttaagtCTTTGAGGAATGCATTATTTGGGAGTTTTTCTGTGGAAACGAGACAACTCACCCAGTCTTTCTGTCTTCCGTGTGTGGTGAAATCATACACCGGGATCTTCACACTCTTGCCCTGCTTCAGCTTTCGCAGAGTGGCAACCAGCAGCTCAAAGTCAAAAGCCCCGGGTGATCAAAGTTGTAATCGTTACTTGCTGCCAAAGTCTGCTCCTCCGAGGATAAaacctgtaaaaacaaaagttaaagttTGAAAGGTTCACAGGATGGTTGCtgataatgcattttaaaggaatagctcATCATGCTAATTCAGTTTGTGGCagagttaaatgagaataaAGATACCTGGACTGGTATCGAgcttctcatctgactctctgcaagaaagcaagtgagcgttttttttttacaagatgtcaaactattcctttaaagacaaaagaagaaatatctTTCCACCAAACGTTGATGACCAGGAAGTTCTCTGCTTTCCCCACAACCTTTGAGTTGTGAGAAGTTTAATCTTGGTCGTTAAATGTGCATGAATTTTCCATTTCTCATGTCATCAAACTGTAAAATGCTCAGAAGGAATGAGCTGATGATCAGTTCTCTATAAAGCATTGGTGGGTGATCTTGTTTTAATTAGGGCTGACTGGATGTAGGTTTCATGTTCTAATGTCTTTGTACATTATTTTATGTCGGCTTGTGTGGGGGTATTTAGCATTTGTCTTTAGATATTttgtaatatgttttaatgcatttagtATGTTTTATATTCAAGTCAGTGCCCTGTGTTTTACCGGGCTGAAATCTTCCCCTTGGGAACAATAAAGTTGAAGTTGAACAAAAGCTTTTCCTCCTGTCATAGAGATCTATACATCAGCATAAAAAAATAGTGTGGCCAGCTGTTCCCTGTTCAAGGGTGTGCTGAAGGACTAATATTATATCGTaattataattaacatttataatGAAGTGTTTTACTAAGTGAAAGTGTCACATGCAGATTGTCTCCATTTCAAGACTTGGCTGTTGTTAAATGACACAGAGGTAATTAAAGAAGTTCTTACCATTTTATTTCTAGATACTCTCTCATTTGTGTACTATGTAAGTTTTTCATTGGTGcattttatgtataaaaaaaaataattaaggcTGTAATTTAAAGTTTTACCACAACAGATTATTAACTTAAAACTGTGACAGTAGATTAGTAATGAGGTGTTGTGACAGAATGTGCATCTCaattcattataaaataatgaaagaattTAGTCCCACAATGAACCCACGGATAATCTTGTAAgagccaaataaaaaataagacaaagaaagCATAAATTGCAAGAGTCTCTCACCTTGTAGAAGGAATCCATAGACAACAGCACAACCCACGGCACATCCAGAGCCTCGATGATCTTGTTGGCCACAGTGGTCTTCCCTGAGGCGCTGCCCCCACACAACCCTGCAGAACCACACAGCATTTCAATGGAccattatgtgtgtttttcagagtGTGTCTAATGTTGTCTGGCGGTATATGCATGTGTGATAGCAGTAACGTGTTTATGGGTATaagaagaccaaaaaaaaaaggacaggttctgcagttaaaaaaaa
The sequence above is a segment of the Anoplopoma fimbria isolate UVic2021 breed Golden Eagle Sablefish chromosome 12, Afim_UVic_2022, whole genome shotgun sequence genome. Coding sequences within it:
- the uckl1a gene encoding LOW QUALITY PROTEIN: uridine-cytidine kinase-like 1a (The sequence of the model RefSeq protein was modified relative to this genomic sequence to represent the inferred CDS: inserted 1 base in 1 codon) gives rise to the protein MAVTSQCRRLRGRRIPMETESGRTMSSRSDSGSGEDSLDRLLPPTGAPRRKSTTSLSKTEPPLLRTGTRTIYTAGRPPWYDEHGAQSKEAFVIGLCGGSASGKTTVANKIIEALDVPWVVLLSMDSFYKVLSSEEQTLAASNDYNFDHPGXFDFELLVATLRKLKQGKSVKIPVYDFTTHGRQKDWKNVYGASVIIFEGIMSFADKELLQLLDMKIFVDTDSDIRLVRRLRRDITERGRDIEGVIKQYNKFVKPAFEQYIEPTMRLADIVVPRGGGNMVAIDLIVQHVHSQLEERELSVRALLASAQQTQPLPQTLSVLESTPQVKGLHTIIRNKETSRDEFIFYSKRLMRLLIEHALTFLPTQPCIVQTPQGQEYEGRSYKGKGITGVSVLRAGETMEPALRAVCKDVRIGKILIQTNLDSGEPELHYLRLPKDISEDHVILMDSTVSTGAAAMMAVRVLLDHEVQEEKIALVSLLMAELGVHSVAYAFPKVKIITTAVDKSLDDWLHVIPGIGDFGDRYFGTDTADSWSDEDQEEPSY